A part of Sulfurimonas sp. HSL-1716 genomic DNA contains:
- a CDS encoding pyridoxine 5'-phosphate synthase, giving the protein MTLGVNIDHVAVLREARRVNDPDIMMALYTAVQAGADQITIHLREDRRHIQDIDAQKIIASSGVPVNLECSVNQGILDIVCDLQPHRATLVPEKREEVTTEGGLDIFKNEDEVARAIEQLHDSLIPVSLFVDPTKEAMQQSKELGAEMVELHTGEFANLFAMLNSSLSHSNHSIKELELPRYELASRLEKSLIALQESAKYAKELGLEVAAGHGLNYINVKHITAIKEISELNIGQSIIARSVFTGLDAAVKEMKRLVGA; this is encoded by the coding sequence ATGACACTTGGAGTAAACATAGACCACGTAGCAGTCCTTAGAGAAGCCAGACGCGTAAACGATCCCGACATTATGATGGCGCTTTATACCGCCGTACAGGCGGGAGCCGACCAGATAACCATCCACCTTCGCGAAGACAGACGCCATATCCAGGATATAGACGCACAAAAGATCATCGCATCCAGCGGTGTGCCCGTAAACCTGGAGTGCTCCGTAAATCAAGGTATCCTTGATATTGTCTGCGATCTTCAGCCTCACCGCGCGACACTCGTGCCTGAAAAACGCGAAGAGGTCACGACCGAGGGCGGACTTGACATCTTTAAGAACGAGGATGAGGTAGCCCGCGCGATAGAACAGCTGCACGATTCGCTCATTCCCGTCTCCCTGTTCGTCGATCCTACAAAAGAAGCGATGCAACAAAGCAAAGAGCTGGGAGCGGAGATGGTGGAACTTCACACGGGAGAGTTCGCAAACCTTTTTGCGATGCTCAACTCCTCGCTTAGCCACTCGAACCACAGCATCAAAGAGCTTGAGCTTCCGCGCTACGAGCTTGCCTCGCGTCTTGAAAAATCGCTCATAGCACTACAAGAGAGTGCCAAATATGCAAAAGAATTGGGTCTTGAAGTAGCCGCGGGACACGGTCTTAATTATATCAACGTCAAGCACATCACTGCGATAAAAGAGATAAGCGAACTCAACATCGGTCAAAGCATCATCGCACGCTCTGTATTCACGGGGCTTGATGCAGCCGTCAAAGAGATGAAAAGATTAGTCGGCGCATAA
- a CDS encoding HAMP domain-containing sensor histidine kinase: MLLAEKRSLLKFVSVFVALNTVFLVTLSILYFNYQKNVYTEILQDEMVNYAETASESIYYTDNIEKLDDFLLHDARFGVALLDKKQKLIFPAQNSFDIKFKKGFSTYGSHYFYIKTIELDQIKEVHYLVVRADTIDEELAKTRRILYIVLFFSILFFGIVIFILSKLFLRPLREYIELLDRFIRDATHELNTPISVISMSLERLDKNDLSRKNIKSIQHIQVATKTLSHLYGDLTFLMFPSQSYPINKIRLDSLILQRIEYFMPLASAKHLRFSTQLQECEIMINEHIISRIIDNLLSNAIKYNKRGGEIKVSLGQDSLSISDTGIGFDTALSDQIFERYKRLENSSGGFGLGLSIVKSLCDMYDIDIQVHSQKDVGTTFTLSWKNSRIIHTS; the protein is encoded by the coding sequence TTGCTGTTAGCTGAAAAACGTTCTCTTTTAAAGTTCGTATCCGTCTTCGTTGCGCTCAACACGGTTTTTCTAGTCACGCTGTCCATCCTTTATTTCAACTACCAAAAAAACGTATATACGGAGATACTCCAAGACGAGATGGTCAACTATGCCGAAACGGCTTCTGAGTCGATCTATTACACCGACAACATAGAAAAACTGGACGATTTTCTGCTTCATGATGCAAGATTCGGCGTAGCTCTGCTGGATAAAAAACAAAAACTTATCTTCCCTGCACAAAACAGTTTTGATATAAAATTCAAAAAAGGTTTTTCCACTTACGGCAGTCACTATTTTTATATAAAGACGATAGAACTCGATCAAATAAAAGAGGTGCATTACCTTGTTGTCAGAGCCGATACCATAGACGAAGAACTGGCAAAGACGCGAAGAATCCTCTATATCGTTCTTTTCTTTTCGATCCTGTTTTTCGGGATAGTTATCTTCATCCTTTCAAAACTTTTTTTACGCCCGCTGCGCGAGTACATCGAACTATTAGACAGATTTATAAGAGATGCCACCCACGAGCTTAATACTCCCATCTCAGTCATCTCCATGAGTCTGGAAAGATTGGACAAAAATGATCTGAGCCGTAAGAACATAAAATCGATACAACACATTCAAGTCGCCACCAAAACGCTCTCTCATCTTTACGGAGACTTGACGTTTTTGATGTTTCCCTCACAGTCATACCCGATAAACAAGATACGGCTGGACAGCCTTATTTTGCAGCGCATAGAGTACTTCATGCCTCTTGCATCCGCAAAACATCTTCGATTTTCGACACAACTGCAAGAATGCGAGATCATGATTAACGAGCACATCATAAGCAGGATCATAGACAACCTTCTCTCAAACGCCATAAAATACAATAAAAGAGGAGGAGAGATAAAAGTGAGCCTCGGGCAAGATTCTTTGAGTATTTCGGACACGGGCATAGGGTTTGATACCGCTTTAAGCGATCAGATATTTGAACGCTATAAGAGACTCGAAAACAGCAGCGGCGGATTCGGGCTCGGTTTGAGCATCGTAAAATCACTGTGCGATATGTATGATATAGATATTCAGGTTCACTCGCAAAAAGATGTCGGCACCACTTTTACGCTCTCTTGGAAAAATTCACGAATTATTCACACTTCATGA
- the aroB gene encoding 3-dehydroquinate synthase — MVVDIALKKVVDDSYKITIDKLKDIHFDTKTAIITNPTVAGFHLRYLLNAISAKELYVITVPDGEEYKNQETIDMILENLFNHRFNRNSLLIAFGGGVIGDMTGYAASIYQRGIDFIQIPTTLLSQVDASVGGKTGMNNTYGKNLVGAFHQPNAVYIDPYFLSTLPSREFAAGIAEIVKMAVTFDDEFFSWLEENDLNNTTLLAEAVKKSVEIKADVVSKDEKEKGLRAALNYGHTFAHVIENETEYKTYLHGEAVSIGMVMANALALKLELLTEHEAMRIKNILLKYRLPVSYDVKDIESFYEAFYLDKKSSDTMITFILPEHIGGVKITDEVDSAVVKDVLRSFKAL, encoded by the coding sequence ATGGTAGTAGATATTGCTCTTAAAAAAGTTGTGGATGATTCATATAAAATAACGATTGACAAACTTAAAGATATACACTTTGATACAAAAACGGCGATCATAACGAATCCGACCGTAGCGGGATTTCATCTCAGATATCTTCTTAATGCTATCTCTGCAAAAGAGCTCTACGTTATCACCGTACCCGACGGTGAAGAGTATAAAAACCAAGAGACGATCGATATGATCCTTGAAAACCTTTTCAATCACCGTTTTAACCGCAATTCACTGTTGATAGCTTTTGGAGGCGGTGTCATAGGCGATATGACGGGATATGCGGCGAGTATCTACCAAAGAGGGATAGATTTTATTCAGATACCTACGACCCTGCTTTCGCAAGTGGATGCCAGCGTGGGCGGCAAGACCGGTATGAATAACACTTACGGCAAAAATCTCGTAGGAGCGTTCCATCAGCCAAATGCGGTTTATATCGATCCCTATTTTCTATCGACGCTTCCCTCACGCGAATTCGCTGCTGGGATCGCGGAGATAGTGAAGATGGCCGTAACGTTCGATGATGAATTCTTCTCATGGCTTGAAGAAAATGATCTGAACAATACGACGCTTCTGGCAGAAGCCGTCAAAAAATCTGTCGAGATAAAGGCGGACGTCGTTTCAAAAGACGAGAAGGAAAAAGGTCTCCGGGCAGCTTTGAACTACGGACACACCTTCGCGCATGTCATAGAAAACGAAACAGAGTACAAAACATATCTTCACGGTGAAGCGGTCTCCATCGGTATGGTCATGGCAAATGCACTGGCGTTGAAGCTGGAACTTTTGACAGAACATGAAGCGATGAGGATCAAAAATATTCTTTTAAAATACCGTCTGCCCGTGAGTTACGACGTAAAAGACATAGAAAGCTTTTATGAAGCCTTTTATCTTGATAAAAAAAGCTCGGACACGATGATCACTTTTATCCTTCCAGAGCATATAGGCGGAGTCAAAATCACGGATGAAGTAGACAGCGCCGTAGTCAAAGACGTATTAAGATCCTTCAAGGCCCTTTGA
- the hisG gene encoding ATP phosphoribosyltransferase yields MLTVALPKGRIAEETLEIFANIFGDTFAFDDRKLILETEKFKFLLVRNQDVATYVYHQAADIGVVGLDTLEEQGLDVIRLLDLRRGICKVAIGMKKGEKLDLSKPEIKVATKMVNITKRYFADRAIAADVIKLYGSIELAPLVGLADMIVDIVETGTTMKQNGLEVVEDIMESSTYLIANKNSFFEKKSEVLDIYEKIEKVIKSEQR; encoded by the coding sequence ATGCTAACCGTTGCACTTCCAAAAGGGCGTATCGCTGAAGAAACATTGGAGATATTTGCAAATATCTTCGGTGATACTTTTGCATTTGATGACAGAAAACTGATTTTAGAGACTGAGAAGTTTAAGTTTTTACTCGTACGTAACCAAGACGTTGCGACATACGTGTACCATCAAGCAGCGGACATCGGCGTGGTCGGGCTGGATACTTTAGAGGAGCAGGGGCTGGATGTCATCCGTCTTCTTGATCTTCGCCGCGGTATCTGTAAGGTGGCTATCGGGATGAAAAAGGGCGAAAAACTCGACCTTAGCAAGCCGGAGATAAAGGTCGCTACAAAGATGGTAAACATCACAAAACGCTACTTTGCAGACCGTGCCATAGCAGCTGACGTCATCAAACTTTACGGTTCCATCGAACTGGCACCTCTTGTCGGACTTGCAGATATGATAGTAGACATCGTGGAGACGGGTACGACCATGAAGCAAAACGGTCTTGAAGTGGTCGAAGATATCATGGAGTCTTCTACCTACCTCATAGCGAACAAAAACAGCTTTTTTGAGAAGAAAAGCGAAGTGCTTGATATCTATGAAAAGATAGAAAAAGTCATCAAATCCGAGCAGAGATGA
- a CDS encoding class I SAM-dependent methyltransferase → MTNLDLYAKAEHLLGIEEATESLYNLYRSELDDYNVKTLLDVGCGRGGFMRRMISDGVTCKGVDLSQVMVDECKEIGLDAECIDVSDVEGKYDAVVAIFDVLNFMNKEELLKFMEAVASKLNDEGVFIADINTLYGFSDVAEGTMSNENENEFLIVDAVFENDELHTKFTLFDKCEDGRYKKHQDTIVQYFHKIGLFQKIPSLKLVDKQTFSLYDEHDKTLLIFKKRG, encoded by the coding sequence ATGACAAACCTAGACCTCTACGCAAAAGCCGAGCACCTCTTAGGCATAGAAGAAGCGACAGAATCGCTATACAACCTCTACCGCTCCGAACTTGATGATTACAATGTAAAGACGCTTCTTGACGTGGGATGCGGACGCGGCGGTTTTATGCGCCGTATGATAAGCGACGGCGTTACCTGCAAGGGTGTTGATCTGAGCCAAGTGATGGTCGATGAGTGCAAAGAGATAGGGCTTGACGCCGAGTGTATCGATGTCAGTGATGTAGAGGGCAAATACGATGCGGTCGTGGCGATCTTTGACGTGTTGAATTTTATGAACAAAGAGGAGCTTTTGAAGTTTATGGAAGCGGTCGCTTCAAAACTCAACGACGAAGGCGTCTTTATAGCTGACATCAACACTCTTTACGGTTTTAGCGATGTTGCCGAAGGTACGATGAGCAATGAGAACGAAAACGAGTTTCTCATAGTGGACGCCGTATTTGAAAATGACGAGCTTCATACAAAGTTCACTCTTTTTGATAAATGCGAAGACGGCAGATATAAAAAGCATCAAGATACGATAGTACAGTATTTTCACAAGATAGGGCTGTTTCAAAAGATACCGTCATTAAAGCTTGTAGATAAACAGACTTTTTCGCTTTACGATGAGCATGACAAAACGCTTTTGATCTTTAAAAAGAGAGGTTAG
- a CDS encoding DUF4010 domain-containing protein — protein MLESFLNEVWVEFIVVITAGLLIGLEIKEYRVHHDTSKEIGSVRTFSFIALIGFIFAKIDMLLYIIGYIAIVFHFALFYYFKLKNSRTGILLFLLSTLVYSFGMIVVKFDIWFLIVVFVAIIFISNLNKKLGHFYTIFDEREIETFAKLLLLSAVILPLLPHTNISEFIPVSYFKVWLAVVVVSMFSYVGYVLKKYVFKEKGYLLAGILGGIYSSTATTIVLAKKASRGDTPYLFTSSIIMATAFMYIRLLGIAYTFDYEIASKLLVPFSVFTALSALISYIFYKRAVKEPVKDVDGAQDKNPLELSTAFIFAFLFIAMSVITHFVFSKYGNIGLNVLSFVIGFTDIDPFVLSILSSKFNVTVTGASTAIIIAAGSNNILKAFYSYIFSKNKAGKMSALMLLLLGALTIGAEFI, from the coding sequence ATGTTAGAATCATTTTTAAACGAGGTCTGGGTCGAGTTTATCGTCGTTATCACGGCAGGGCTGCTGATCGGTCTGGAGATAAAAGAGTACAGAGTCCACCATGATACGTCAAAAGAGATAGGCAGCGTCAGAACATTTTCGTTCATAGCGCTTATCGGTTTTATATTTGCCAAGATAGATATGCTTCTTTATATCATCGGCTACATCGCGATAGTCTTCCATTTTGCGCTTTTTTACTATTTTAAGCTTAAAAACAGCCGTACGGGAATACTTTTGTTCTTACTGAGTACTCTTGTTTACAGCTTCGGGATGATAGTAGTGAAGTTCGATATATGGTTCTTGATAGTTGTTTTTGTCGCCATAATCTTTATCTCGAATCTTAACAAAAAATTGGGGCATTTTTATACGATTTTTGATGAACGAGAGATAGAGACTTTTGCCAAACTGCTTCTTTTAAGTGCGGTGATCCTGCCTCTTTTGCCGCATACAAACATATCGGAGTTTATCCCTGTTTCCTATTTTAAAGTCTGGTTGGCCGTAGTCGTGGTGTCGATGTTCTCCTATGTGGGATATGTCCTTAAAAAATATGTCTTCAAAGAAAAAGGCTATCTGCTTGCGGGGATACTCGGCGGGATATATTCAAGTACCGCTACGACGATCGTACTGGCAAAAAAAGCTTCGCGCGGAGATACTCCCTACCTTTTTACGTCATCCATCATTATGGCGACGGCTTTTATGTATATCAGGCTTTTGGGGATAGCTTATACGTTTGATTACGAGATAGCGAGCAAACTGCTTGTGCCCTTTAGCGTATTTACGGCTTTGAGTGCGCTCATATCGTATATATTTTATAAAAGAGCGGTCAAAGAACCCGTAAAAGACGTGGACGGGGCACAGGACAAAAACCCGCTCGAACTTTCCACGGCGTTTATATTCGCATTTTTATTTATAGCGATGTCTGTTATCACACATTTCGTTTTTTCAAAGTACGGCAATATCGGTTTGAATGTATTGTCCTTTGTCATCGGGTTTACGGATATAGATCCGTTCGTGCTCTCTATTTTGTCATCGAAATTCAATGTGACGGTTACGGGTGCATCGACGGCTATCATCATAGCCGCGGGAAGCAACAACATCCTAAAAGCTTTTTACTCCTACATCTTTTCCAAAAATAAAGCAGGAAAGATGAGCGCTTTGATGCTGCTTCTTTTAGGTGCTTTGACTATCGGTGCAGAGTTTATTTAG
- a CDS encoding response regulator transcription factor, with product MIKKGARLRILLLEDDPLIGDIVSEFLEECGYEVVNVFDGEEAVDKAYEERFDAFIFDVKVPLKNGFDVLKSLRAAKQDVPTIFITSLSSVEDMSNGYDAGCDDYIKKPFELKELQLRLSKLLKRSFSLNNEDKIVLNDLWSFEPNTGKLSGKEGDLFLTKKETKILKTLISHKGKMVSHEQIINAAWDYDDEGTEENLRTYIKKLRKILGKEMIQNIRKQGYLLAVS from the coding sequence ATGATAAAAAAAGGGGCGAGACTGCGCATTCTTCTACTCGAAGACGATCCGCTGATAGGCGATATCGTCTCGGAGTTTTTAGAGGAGTGCGGTTATGAAGTCGTAAATGTGTTTGACGGAGAAGAAGCCGTAGACAAAGCGTATGAAGAGCGTTTCGATGCTTTTATATTCGACGTGAAAGTGCCCTTAAAGAACGGTTTTGACGTACTGAAATCTCTCAGAGCCGCAAAGCAGGATGTTCCGACCATCTTCATAACCTCACTTTCCAGCGTTGAGGACATGTCAAACGGCTATGACGCGGGATGCGACGACTACATAAAAAAACCTTTTGAACTCAAAGAACTTCAGCTGCGTCTTTCAAAACTGCTCAAAAGATCCTTTTCTCTTAACAATGAGGACAAGATCGTTTTAAACGATCTTTGGTCTTTTGAGCCAAATACCGGAAAACTAAGCGGCAAGGAAGGAGATCTTTTCCTGACGAAAAAAGAGACAAAGATACTCAAAACCCTTATATCGCATAAAGGGAAAATGGTCTCTCATGAACAGATCATAAATGCTGCATGGGATTATGACGATGAAGGAACAGAGGAAAATCTTCGTACATACATAAAAAAACTGCGCAAGATATTAGGCAAAGAGATGATACAAAACATACGCAAACAAGGATATCTGCTTGCTGTTAGCTGA
- the pdxA gene encoding 4-hydroxythreonine-4-phosphate dehydrogenase translates to MKKIAISIGDINGVGLEIALKAHEEVSRLCHPVYCVDEKLLIEGAKLLNVKLPKELICRSVDLDINIEPSKVTRESGTYSYLSFLEAVKLCERGECDAVVTLPVHKEAWMKAGLKYKGHTDMLRDYFKRDAIMMLGCEKLYVPLFTEHIPLREVPSHIKKEKLTRFLLDLHKSIGGKRVAVLGLNPHAGDNGAIGDEEREIEQAIAQANGEIGDELFFGPVVPDVAFAPYFRDTVQYICAMYHDQGLAPLKALYFQESINVSLNLPIVRTSVDHGTAFDIAYKNKADTLSYINAVKAAIELSK, encoded by the coding sequence ATGAAAAAGATTGCCATCAGTATCGGCGATATCAACGGCGTTGGACTCGAGATCGCTTTAAAAGCCCATGAAGAGGTAAGCCGTCTGTGCCACCCTGTCTACTGCGTGGATGAGAAACTGCTTATAGAAGGCGCAAAACTTCTGAACGTGAAACTGCCAAAAGAGCTTATCTGCAGATCCGTTGATCTGGATATAAACATAGAGCCTTCAAAAGTCACCAGAGAAAGCGGTACATACTCCTATCTCTCGTTCTTAGAAGCGGTAAAACTTTGCGAAAGAGGCGAATGCGACGCCGTCGTGACTCTGCCCGTACATAAAGAAGCATGGATGAAGGCCGGGCTTAAATATAAAGGACATACGGATATGCTTCGCGATTATTTTAAGCGCGATGCCATCATGATGCTTGGATGCGAGAAGCTTTACGTTCCTCTTTTTACAGAACACATCCCGCTTCGCGAAGTACCCTCGCATATAAAAAAAGAGAAGCTCACCCGCTTTTTGCTCGATCTGCACAAGAGCATAGGAGGCAAACGCGTAGCGGTGCTTGGGCTCAACCCGCATGCGGGCGATAACGGAGCCATAGGCGATGAGGAAAGAGAGATAGAACAGGCCATAGCCCAAGCAAACGGGGAGATAGGAGACGAACTGTTCTTCGGTCCCGTCGTCCCCGATGTCGCTTTTGCACCCTACTTCAGAGACACGGTGCAGTATATCTGCGCGATGTATCATGACCAGGGGCTGGCTCCTCTAAAAGCGCTTTATTTTCAAGAGAGCATAAACGTTTCGCTCAATCTGCCAATCGTCAGAACATCCGTAGATCATGGAACTGCTTTTGACATTGCATACAAAAACAAAGCGGACACCCTAAGCTATATCAATGCCGTAAAAGCAGCCATAGAACTCTCTAAATAA
- a CDS encoding CHAD domain-containing protein produces the protein MKFEKSFKNKMVLAKRLYKKLHLDNDIELLHRYRVNLRKIYAYSEIYGKKTDKKRALNLSALLKKLLKPTSSLRDLDLFLAEIDSIDCAQETKEKLRKIFAPKRNKKFLALLRDKEYKRSVKELKSLGKSTKILIRGIEKASRYEIIKKSAKNVYKRFAKIDHKTSLHELHKLRIAFKKFRYALDAYEKHLDKEDKALKKVYDLKELQDSFGNIQDNSKRLQLINRNKKQFTKEQLSELQAYFNMKIRDAKEKLFALIKK, from the coding sequence TTGAAGTTTGAAAAATCATTTAAAAACAAAATGGTCCTTGCAAAGAGATTGTATAAAAAACTGCATCTTGACAACGATATCGAGCTTTTGCACCGTTATCGGGTAAATTTAAGAAAGATTTACGCGTACAGCGAGATATACGGCAAAAAAACGGATAAGAAAAGAGCTTTAAACCTTTCGGCTCTTTTGAAAAAACTCTTAAAACCTACCTCCTCTTTGCGCGATCTCGACCTTTTTCTCGCCGAGATAGATTCGATCGATTGCGCTCAGGAAACAAAGGAGAAGCTGCGTAAGATATTTGCACCCAAACGAAACAAGAAGTTTTTGGCGCTGCTGCGGGATAAAGAGTACAAAAGGAGCGTCAAAGAGCTGAAGTCGCTTGGTAAAAGTACTAAGATTTTGATACGCGGCATAGAAAAAGCAAGCAGATACGAGATAATAAAAAAGAGTGCTAAAAACGTTTATAAAAGATTTGCCAAGATAGATCACAAAACATCTCTGCATGAACTTCATAAACTGAGAATAGCGTTTAAAAAGTTCCGATATGCGCTGGATGCTTATGAAAAACATCTTGATAAAGAGGACAAAGCTTTGAAAAAAGTGTATGACCTAAAAGAGTTGCAGGACTCCTTTGGAAATATTCAGGACAACAGCAAAAGGCTTCAGCTCATAAACAGGAACAAAAAACAGTTTACAAAAGAGCAGCTCTCAGAGCTGCAGGCATATTTCAATATGAAGATCCGAGATGCGAAAGAGAAGCTTTTTGCATTAATAAAAAAGTAG
- the tgt gene encoding tRNA guanosine(34) transglycosylase Tgt: MEFQVEKVSGKARACTIKTAHSIIKTPVFMPVGTVGSVKGLDMADMNELLGADIILANTYHMYLRPGDDVVAKMGKLHGFTTYPKSFLTDSGGFQAFSLSDISKPSEKGIEFRSHIDGSKHFFTPEKVIDIQLNLGSDIMMILDDLVALPATQERIKTSIERTTAWAEDSIKYFRAKQKEGIGTDQNIFAIIQGGTDKAFRTKSATELCALDYDGFAIGGLSVGELNEEMYDTVEHTVQYMPQDKPRYLMGVGTPEDLIENIERGVDMFDCVMPTRNARNGTLFTSFGKLNIKGAKFKLDHKPVDEECDCLTCKRYSRAYLNHLFRAREITYFRLATIHNLHYYLTLMKQAREAILADRYTEFKKEFYAKRSDS, translated from the coding sequence ATGGAATTTCAAGTAGAAAAAGTATCGGGCAAAGCCAGAGCGTGCACCATCAAAACCGCTCACTCCATCATCAAAACTCCGGTCTTTATGCCCGTGGGGACCGTAGGAAGCGTCAAAGGTCTCGATATGGCGGACATGAACGAGCTTTTGGGTGCGGACATCATCTTAGCCAACACCTATCATATGTATCTGCGTCCGGGTGACGACGTGGTGGCAAAAATGGGAAAACTTCACGGTTTTACCACTTACCCGAAAAGTTTTCTCACCGACAGCGGCGGATTTCAGGCGTTTTCCCTCAGCGACATCTCAAAACCGAGTGAAAAAGGGATAGAGTTTAGAAGCCATATCGACGGCAGCAAGCATTTTTTCACGCCCGAGAAGGTCATAGATATCCAGCTCAATCTCGGAAGCGACATCATGATGATCCTAGACGACCTTGTGGCACTTCCCGCGACACAGGAGCGCATAAAAACATCCATCGAACGTACGACCGCATGGGCGGAGGATTCCATCAAATATTTCAGAGCCAAACAAAAAGAGGGGATCGGCACGGACCAGAACATCTTTGCCATCATTCAAGGCGGAACGGACAAGGCGTTTCGCACGAAATCGGCAACGGAACTCTGCGCGCTTGATTATGACGGCTTTGCCATCGGCGGACTCTCCGTGGGCGAACTCAACGAAGAGATGTACGATACGGTGGAGCACACGGTACAGTATATGCCGCAGGACAAACCCCGCTATCTTATGGGTGTCGGAACTCCCGAAGACCTCATAGAAAACATCGAGCGCGGGGTGGATATGTTTGATTGCGTCATGCCAACCAGAAATGCCAGAAACGGCACGCTTTTTACCTCGTTTGGAAAGCTAAACATCAAAGGCGCGAAGTTCAAACTCGACCACAAACCCGTAGATGAGGAGTGCGACTGTCTTACATGTAAGCGTTACAGCAGAGCATACTTGAACCACCTCTTCCGTGCAAGAGAGATAACATACTTCAGGCTTGCGACCATTCACAACCTGCACTACTATCTCACGCTTATGAAGCAGGCACGCGAGGCGATACTTGCGGACAGATATACAGAGTTTAAAAAAGAGTTTTACGCAAAAAGGAGCGATTCATGA
- a CDS encoding TrkA C-terminal domain-containing protein: protein MKKILIISDSEIGNHFIERVVDTYTSDNIYYVVQMKASVYENANPARFKFYEFDPTSLYKLANLLKMEFVQVLIAMDNLSDVENTIKNIRAIKKQLRIIVLDQWNIKNKDSNVVYVKEHEIMASRLLDYLPNVPVIAQNVGLGEGEIMEVLVPFGSSFVYRHIGVIEQNRWRIVAIYRNRELMMPSSRRMIHPNDLLLLVGEPSVLKSVYRAIKRELGQFPEPFGSNLYLYVDMSKEKPQNVKDLLRRALFIHKNFKHKLYIKVYNPGDIDLLRHIKKLRSDSVTVDIDYSEMSVKDAFHTDVRRYHIGLVMVSKDIFKNNDTRSMLYDAHVPVLKIANRSFSKLKDALAILTENRDLEKVSSTIFDISSQMGFNLELFNYTNEKDEYKEQVIEHFNNLATIFSKSIKITESGNNPIRELKEKENFLQVLPFTKKMVGRQLYSLFSTDSERLYYKLDEYHQIFIPVQL, encoded by the coding sequence ATGAAAAAGATTCTAATAATCAGCGACAGCGAGATCGGCAATCATTTTATAGAGCGCGTCGTGGATACTTACACAAGCGACAACATCTACTACGTGGTGCAGATGAAAGCTTCGGTATATGAAAACGCTAACCCGGCACGTTTTAAGTTTTACGAGTTCGACCCGACAAGTCTTTACAAGCTTGCCAACCTTCTGAAGATGGAGTTCGTACAGGTGCTTATAGCGATGGACAACCTCTCAGACGTAGAAAATACGATCAAAAATATACGGGCAATAAAAAAACAGCTTCGCATAATCGTTTTGGACCAATGGAACATAAAGAACAAAGATTCCAACGTCGTTTATGTAAAAGAGCATGAGATAATGGCTTCAAGGCTTCTTGATTATCTTCCTAACGTTCCCGTGATTGCGCAGAACGTGGGGCTCGGAGAGGGTGAGATAATGGAAGTCCTTGTCCCGTTTGGAAGTTCTTTCGTTTACCGTCATATAGGCGTTATTGAACAAAACAGATGGAGAATAGTCGCTATCTACAGAAACCGCGAATTGATGATGCCTTCAAGCAGGCGCATGATCCATCCGAACGATCTTTTGCTGCTTGTCGGCGAACCTTCAGTGTTAAAATCGGTCTACCGTGCCATTAAGCGTGAACTCGGGCAGTTTCCGGAGCCTTTTGGTTCAAACCTTTATCTTTACGTGGATATGTCCAAAGAGAAACCGCAAAACGTCAAAGATCTGCTCAGACGCGCTCTTTTTATCCATAAAAACTTCAAACACAAACTCTATATAAAGGTCTATAATCCGGGAGATATCGATCTGCTGCGGCATATCAAAAAGCTGCGCTCAGACAGTGTAACCGTGGATATAGATTATAGTGAGATGTCCGTAAAGGACGCTTTTCACACGGATGTCAGAAGATATCATATAGGTCTTGTCATGGTCTCAAAAGATATCTTTAAAAACAACGATACGCGAAGTATGCTTTATGACGCTCATGTTCCGGTACTTAAAATTGCAAACAGGTCGTTTTCAAAGCTCAAAGACGCATTGGCGATACTCACCGAGAACAGGGATCTGGAAAAGGTTTCGAGCACGATTTTCGATATCTCTTCGCAGATGGGATTCAATCTGGAACTCTTCAACTATACGAACGAAAAAGACGAGTATAAAGAGCAGGTGATCGAGCATTTTAACAATCTTGCCACGATCTTTTCCAAATCGATCAAGATTACCGAAAGCGGGAATAACCCTATCCGCGAACTAAAGGAGAAAGAGAACTTTTTGCAGGTGCTGCCTTTTACCAAAAAGATGGTGGGCAGACAGCTGTACTCCCTCTTTTCGACAGACAGCGAAAGACTCTATTATAAACTTGACGAATATCATCAGATATTTATCCCGGTACAACTCTAA